The following DNA comes from Candidatus Methanoperedens sp..
AAGAGTTAAATAAATTTGTAGGGTTTAGAGAACTGGAAGTTGCTCAGAATGCCTAAACTTCCTGTATTCAAAGGCAAAGAACTTATAAAGTTCTTAGAATATTTAGGCTTTCAAGTTACCAGAACTAAAGGTTCTCATTCAAGATTGAAATCAGAAGACGGAAGGGCGACCAGCGTTCCTGTGCATGGAAATAAGGATATCCCTAAAGGGCTTTTGCGCAAGATAATACGGGAAGATCTGGAAATGAGTTTAGAGGAATTTACTGAACTGTATTCAAAATACAGAGGAAATAAATAAAAACTGTTTTTTGAAGGAAATCCTGCGCCTGAAAAGAAAAGCAAAAGCCCAAAAACTGATAAGATGTCTAAACCATGAGCATCCGCTCCGGGATGTTACTTTTCTCCATGATTCCCTACTCTGACCAAAGCGATATGACTGCCTTTACCCTTAATGGGCGCATAATCAAACCCTGCTTTAAGGAGACGTTTTATAATCTTATTTGATGAAACAGAAGGAAGTTTGCTCACACTGCCACACCAATAGTAGAAGTGAATTTATTTGGCGAATGTAAGGATGCAGCAAAATCATTTAAAATTCCCAGAGCTTTGGCATTCTCAAGATATAATTCAACAGCCTCTTTCAGGTTAAGAAGAGCTTCTTCCGGCGTGTCACCCACACTGGCAACTTCAAGTTCAGGGCATTTTGAAACATAAACATTATCTTCCTGCCAGATTATAGCTGTAACATTTAATTTTTCCATACTTTTCATACTTATTGAAGGGTAATTCTTGTTATTAAATTTTTGGTTGAACTCTTTCCTGTTTTTAAATACCTAACATGCGCCTGAAAAGAAAAACAGAATTCCAGAAAACCGATAGAACAGCAAATCCCTGAGCATCATGGCCGGGATGCCAAAATAGGGGCACGGATAAAACTATAAAGAGGAGCGTCTGGAGAAATAGACGTGCTCAAAGTTCTACATAAAATAAATTTTATAGCCTCGAATACCCTAAACCCAGGGAGTTTAATTGCCGAGTGACTACATCAAGCATACTTGACGACCTCTTAGGCTAGAGCGAGAGCGCCAGCAATAAAAACCGTAAGTTATTAATAGTTTGTGGGGATGATACTAAAATAGTAGGGTTGGGTTACTCAGAAAATGCATCTAAGAGGATGCTATCATCCAGCTTTGAATAGGGGAGAAAATGGTCCGGGATAAAATTTACAGAAGGCATGTCCTCAGAATAGCGATTGGAATTACCACTCTGGTATTATCGCTGGCGGGGGGAGCGAATGCGCAAAATATTATTAGCTCATGTACCACGATATCCTCACCAGGCGAATACGTGCTCAACACGAGCATAATTAACAGCGGTGCTCCGAGCTGCATTGATATAATATCAAGTAATGTTGTTTTTGACGGCGCGGGTTATACGATAGATGGAATAGGGGGAATTAACACTAAAGGAGTGTTCGTTTCTAACTTCTCAATTGCGCTAACAAATGTAACTA
Coding sequences within:
- a CDS encoding type II toxin-antitoxin system HicB family antitoxin, translated to MKSMEKLNVTAIIWQEDNVYVSKCPELEVASVGDTPEEALLNLKEAVELYLENAKALGILNDFAASLHSPNKFTSTIGVAV
- a CDS encoding type II toxin-antitoxin system HicA family toxin — protein: MPKLPVFKGKELIKFLEYLGFQVTRTKGSHSRLKSEDGRATSVPVHGNKDIPKGLLRKIIREDLEMSLEEFTELYSKYRGNK